Sequence from the Acidimicrobiia bacterium genome:
TCGGCGTCGCCTACTACCTCTCCGGACGGCTGTTACCCGATGCCACTTTCCACGAGAGCCTGGGACGAATCGGGTTCTGGTCCCTCTCCCTCACATGGCTGTGGACGGCGGGACGGACCCTTCAGTTCGCTCCCACCCCCGACTGGGTGGAGACGATCCCGGTGGTCTTCGGCGCCGGGCTGGTCGTCGCCGTGGTGACCGTGGTGGCCGACTTCGCCATGGCCTGGCGGGGGAGACGGGGTGAAGTCGCCGCCGCGCCTGCCCTGCGCATGGTCGGCGTCGGTCTGGTCTTCTTGCTCACCGGCGTGATCGCTGCGGTGGTGGCCTCGTTGCGATCGGTGGCGTCGGTGCTGCGCTTCACGCCCTGGGAGTCGGGCGTGGAGGTGATGCTGTTGCTCGGAGCCTTCACGATGTTCGCCATGGCCGCGGTGATCCACGTCGCCTCCGCAACCCGGGGCAAGGAGTGGGGCCGATCCTGGGGCAGGCTGGCACTGTGGCCGGTCGTGGCCGGAGTCGTCATCGCCGCCGGCAGCCGCTTCGTCGCCGGAGTGCAGCAGGGCTTCGGATGGCTCTCCGGGGTGCAGTCGGGTTCCTGGGCCAACCTGGGCGACGGGTTCGAGGTGTCGGTGGTGCCACTGCAGGGTGCCAACGCCGCTCAGGCAGTGGGCATCGCCCTGGTTCTGATCGGAGCGACGGCATTCGCGGTGCGCCTGGGGAGCCTCGCCGGAGGTGGGGGTGTCACCGAATCGGTTCGGCCCGCTGCGGGAGCGGTGGCGCCCGTCACCGGCCTGCTGCGCGTCGCCGTCGCCATCTTCCTCTTGGGGGCAGTCGGAGCGTTCGCCCTCCCCGCCGTCGACGCCGATGCCGGCCCCACCGAGCTCGCCGAGACCAGCCGCGATCTCGCCGACGACGCCCAGGCCGACCTGGGGCGCCAGATCTACCTCGCCGAAGGCTGCTGGCTGTGCCACACCCAGCAGGTGCGCCAGGTGGTGACCGACGTCGGGCTGGGCCCGGTGACCCTGGCCGGTGACCTGGCCTTCGATCCGGTGGGGGTTGCCGGGTACGCCCGCGTCGGTCCCGATCTGGCCCATGCCGGCGTCAGGCCCAACACCAACGATGTCGCCTTCCTGAGGCGCCACCTGGCCGATCCGCGTGATCAGCGCCCGTGGTCGACGATGCCCTCATACCGGCACCTCAGTGCCGACGAGATGAACGCCCTTGCCGCCTACGTCGCGGGATTGGAGTGACCTTGGACGAGCTGATCGCCGCCGCCGCAGCAGCCACCGGGATGCCCGAGAGCATGGTCAAGCGTTCCGCCGCCGCCCGGGCCAAGGCGCAGGGAACCACCGTCGAGGCCGTCCTCGCCGAATGGGCCGGCGTGCCGGTACCCGAAGGAGCCGCCTCCGCCGCTCCGGCCGGCGAGAAGGCTCCCGCCGACGAGGCCGAGGCGGCCGGGGAAACCGGCTCCGGTTTCGAAGTGGAGGTGAAGGGCGAAGCCCCGCCGGCGTCCAAGGAGCCGGCACCTGCTGCCGAGGAGCCTCGGGATGAGCCTGCCGAGGACCTTGTCGTGCCGGCCGGAGCCATCCCCAGATGGCTGGCCGCCCTCTTCGTGGTGGTGCCGGCGATGGCGCTCGCCTACCTGGCCTTCTTCCCCAACGGGCCCAACTGTGGCGATGCCGGGCTGCTGGCGATCGATCCGGTCTCGGGCGAGGCTGTGAACTGCGACGGCAGCGCCTTCGGATCCAGCGACAAGGACTTCTTCG
This genomic interval carries:
- a CDS encoding cbb3-type cytochrome c oxidase subunit I; the encoded protein is MTSALVRSCFVAAAAFLIIGLALYGLAATQLAWPGVFEGSANLSYGRLLPAGSAALVFGWLTLALLGVSFHAVPRMVDARLRSPLAAIGATGLIAVATAAGVGAILLGDGEGGRWLEFPAVVDAALFAGCLGVAALLVATVRDGSGAGLPVAGWYLTAAPVWLFLTVAVAALPALDGLPGEIQSGFVGSALWGLWAGAAGIGVAYYLSGRLLPDATFHESLGRIGFWSLSLTWLWTAGRTLQFAPTPDWVETIPVVFGAGLVVAVVTVVADFAMAWRGRRGEVAAAPALRMVGVGLVFLLTGVIAAVVASLRSVASVLRFTPWESGVEVMLLLGAFTMFAMAAVIHVASATRGKEWGRSWGRLALWPVVAGVVIAAGSRFVAGVQQGFGWLSGVQSGSWANLGDGFEVSVVPLQGANAAQAVGIALVLIGATAFAVRLGSLAGGGGVTESVRPAAGAVAPVTGLLRVAVAIFLLGAVGAFALPAVDADAGPTELAETSRDLADDAQADLGRQIYLAEGCWLCHTQQVRQVVTDVGLGPVTLAGDLAFDPVGVAGYARVGPDLAHAGVRPNTNDVAFLRRHLADPRDQRPWSTMPSYRHLSADEMNALAAYVAGLE
- a CDS encoding c-type cytochrome, which codes for MTLDELIAAAAAATGMPESMVKRSAAARAKAQGTTVEAVLAEWAGVPVPEGAASAAPAGEKAPADEAEAAGETGSGFEVEVKGEAPPASKEPAPAAEEPRDEPAEDLVVPAGAIPRWLAALFVVVPAMALAYLAFFPNGPNCGDAGLLAIDPVSGEAVNCDGSAFGSSDKDFFAIGQEVYTSAGCTACHGATGGGAGTFPAFTGGALLTTFPGGYCSDQTEWIRLGSIGWPEETYGAPGKPVGGSGSAMPGFGSTLSDEELAAVALYERVAFGGEDLEAAEADCFATAEAAAGD